Sequence from the Eleginops maclovinus isolate JMC-PN-2008 ecotype Puerto Natales chromosome 14, JC_Emac_rtc_rv5, whole genome shotgun sequence genome:
GCCACATTTTACTGAAAGAAATGTGACGGAGATTGGGAGATCTACTAAATCGGAGCCAAGTCAAGACTTTGGGAAGAACTGGACCAACACAAAAGTGCCTAAATTGTCTAAAACCGCAACTGCTGACCAACCAATTGGGATGTCATCTCCAAGAGCATCTTTGAAACCAACCATTGATCGTACGGATAGCAACTTCACACAGAAAACTGCAAAGACCGCCATTACAGATTACCCTGAGGCTACTTCTACttctaaaatattaaacagTGATCAAGTAGAGACAAGTAATGACCACATCGAGGCTGCTTCCACAACTATCCCTCCTATCAGCAAGCCATGCAAGACGACTACGACTTCAGGTGATCAGATTGAAccttcaacaacaaacaaagagctAAGTAAGACCTCCGAATGCCCCAAAGTCTTGCCTTTAACCACCAAGACATCTAAGACTACCTCAACCTCAAAAATGAGCAAAAACCACACATTTCTGTGCAGTCCTTCAAAGACGCTTCTCTCAGATCTTTCAAGGGAGTCCTCCACAGTTTTTAGAGAGGCCAGTACTGCCCAAAGCATAGCATTAGCTAAAGGAACCTCAAAGTTTCCCAAAACTGGCTCATATTCAGATGCTAAACCAACAAGAGGCCCTCCAACAGACAGGGAACTTTCGGAAGTATCGATCCAAACCAAAGCTCAGCAGAGTGTCAGCGAGGCAAACAACGTTGTGATGTCCAATGATTCAAGTGGAGACTACAAAGAGAATCCTGAATCTTCTGAGGCCTCCAGTGTCCTTTCAAAGAGCCCTCCCACATCCAAGATCACCACAGAATCCAGAACCACCACGGCGAATGAAATCCCTGAAAGCAACGCGCCATTAGGAACCATGATACCAAAGACACTGAGAGTCTCAGATCAAGAGAACAGAGAGGTTGTGTCACTCTCTGTTTCCAGCAGTTCAACAACCAGGTCTTTAGTAGACCAAATCTCGAAGGTTGAGCACCCTAACTACAAGTCTCTGACCGGAGAACCTAAAATGAAGCATGGGTCCTTTAGCAACCACACTAAGTCGGTCGCAACGATGACCCTCAAGACTcagaaaactacatttcccGCAGAggcaagaaagaaaagagacaacCCGGAAACAAAAGATGGATCAGCTGGTGCGGATCAGACTCCGGACCACAAGGCTTTGACAAGAAGCTTCGTCTTCCCCTCCGCAGACGTTGAGGAGTTTAATATCAGCAAACCCCAAtcctctccacctccaccccctcctcctccctccccttcaCCCCTCATCCCCTATTCATCGGTCGTCAACCCATCCAACAGCGATCACCTTTCCATGGGGGCAGGTTTCCATCCTGGGAACCACAGCCTTAGGTACTGTACAAAATACGTTGAATCTTAAGGCCTTAATACACACTTGGTGAAACCCTATACAGTTTTTCTATTCTAACTCATACTTCTAAACTATTTTGtggcttttgttgttgttatttccaAAGGATGTAGCTTAGTAGCTAGCTGGCTACTTAGAAATATGATCCGTACACATTTGGACGATGGTCTTGTAGTTGGGGAAGCTGCTGTCCAAAACCACAATAGCAAACTCAACTGAATTATTCAGCAAATCTTAGATGTGGGGCGAGGAGTTACAAGTCTGAAACAAGAGATATACTCTCGAAGAACCGCTAGTAGTTTCGTTAGCATATTTTGGTTACTGAGGACTCAGAACTAAACCAGGAATTACTCCTGAACCTTTCCTAAATTCGTCTTCCAGGTTCCCTTTTGGTTCCTTGGTCAAGCTTTAGACCCCTGACAACAACTCTTCCAAATGTTTGTTGGTTCACAATATGAAACAATGCGTATCTTTGTGTTTATCACAGGTTTGCAGAGAAGTCGAGGCATCACGGTGGCGTCTATGGTCGACTGTCTAACCACATGTCTGGATCGCTCGCTGCACAGGTACCACAGTTCCTGTCTCACTTGTTTAACAACAGAACCACAATGGCTCTGTCTTCCAAAGACACTAACGTATTTTTCGTTCAGGTGTCGGACAAGAAGCAGACTTGTGAGCGCTCCCTAGTGTCCGATCGTGGCATTACAGCGACCAAGAAGAAGTCAGACGTCCATTTCCCAGATTTAAGAAGCTCAGGACTGCCAGAAATCAGAGGAAGAGAAGGTACGCAAACACACCGTATTAGTTCAATTTCATAATGCACACGGAAGACTATTTAAAGTAACACGCTCTTTTTGGGATGATCCAAAGTCAGTTTCCTAAttttaactgtaaaaaaagcccaaaatcTGAAGGTAAATGTCTTGAAGTTGAGGTTTCTACAAGATGAAAGAGTCTTTACAACGAGTGCCTCCATTCAACACATTTGTAGAGAATATTAACTCTTGCACTCAAAGAAACGCCCATTTTCCTTAAAGAATTTGGCTCATAAAGAGAGTTTTCATGCAATTATTTGACCCAAAAATGTTCTTCCTTTAACTCACTATTCCTACATCCAACTTATATTTCCCTCATTCTAAAATCAGCTGGAAATCTGCATCAATTGAGCcaattgtccagcagtggctcagtcagtaggggcttggactgggaattgtagggtcgccggttcaagtccccggacagacttgaaatatggaaagtggactgctacttggagaggtcccagttcaccggacacctccaatcccccctccccattgctccccgggcgctgcacaatagctgcccactgctcctagtgctaggatgggttaaatgcagaggaccaatttcactgtgtgtgctctgctgtgtgcatgtgactaataaagagggtttcatcctcccattctatctatctatcaattCCTACCCAGGTGTTGACAGTGCATAGCATGCAATTAGCTGCAATGAAAGGGGTTGCTTTTAGACTTTGTTTAGGTTTGTGTTCAACACTACAAACAAATCattgtaaaagtgtttctttttctccatgttttctCAGGCAAACTCCACAAAGGCACTCCCAAGGATCAGAGGAAATCAGACGCCCAGCTGCACGGACACAGCgactcacacacaccttaacaAACAACACATGCTGCACAAAAAACCCCTAAATATCTTCATACAATATCATGCCTTTTGTTGATGACAGTACATTTCCTcaggtttgttttattatgtgaCATGACTATAAGCAGCAAGCGGGTCCTTCATGTGTGAACACCTTTTATTAAACGGCATAACAAGaataaaaaccttaaaaatgGAACACGTTATTTTGTTTAATGGCAGAAGATTTGCTAAGAGCTGTTTAAAAAAGcgtaaataaatatacattttccttaaaatttgaatattttagtACATAATAACTGTTGAAAACACCACATATTTACAATGAAGCTACATTTTGTGTTTCAAGAAAAGCTCAAATACATTCAGACATCAGTAAACCCACATGTTTGCTAATCtgtcaaaataaagtgtaaaaatCTCCTCTATTTTCCAATACACCTTTAAGAGTCGCTGGAGTCCTCCTCCTCCGAAGAGGAACCCCTTCTCCACCGGTTCCCGTTCGTCCTTCCCGCTCTTTTTAGCGGCGCCTCACTCGACTCGCTGCTGTCTGACGACGCAGCGTAGCCTCTGTGAGGAAGCCTTCCCATTGGCTGAGGATGAAAGGAACCCTGCTGTTGGTCAGGAGACGGTGGAGGAGGCTGTGTGCGAGGAGGCCAGGGTTTCTGGTGTCTGGTTTCCTCGGTGGTGATTTGACGCATGGCTTTTTGGTGGTGGGAACAACCTGCTGGAGAATTATAGagaagagattaaaaaaaaaaatgctttgataTAAAGAACAAATACCCAAAAATAATCCAGGATTTTAAGCGTCTTGAAACTGAAATTGAATATAATGTcctttatttgactttttgatATATCTTCTTTTctgaaatcagttttttaaatactttactaaTTTAAAAATAGGTTTTAATTCATCAGTGCACTATAACTGTATTTAAAATTTAGAGCATGtgctgttattttaataaagacactaaaatgacttttctttaattaaatttTTAGGGCTTTTTAGCGTTTGGTGTTGGTGAATCTGGAAGTTTTGGGGACACTGAAGATACCAATAacccttttttggggggttaaATTACCTTCTTGGTGATGGGTTTGGTGGTTCTGATGGTGGTAATGGTGGTTGTGGGTCTGGTGGTGGTTGTTGGGGTTCCGGGGGCCGGTGTGGTGACCACGATAACCCTGCAGGTGTCCACAGGAGACCCATCGATCTCTGGAAGCTCAAAGCCCGGAAAAGAGGAGTCGAACCGAGCTGAGGGAGGAGACACAGGAAGGTTAActtctctgctgcagaaatATTCATGTTAATATCAACATAAATACCATCTGCTTTGGATCCCGGCATTTGTTGTGCTCATAATTAATACACTCCTAATTTGACTCTAATTGCCCCTATGTATTGGATGTATTGTCCTACAGTTGCGTTTTAAACACCTGTGTCTGTGATCAGCTGTTTCCCTCACAGTTTGCCCTCTGCAGGTCAGCAGGACTTCCAATGCAGGTAAGGCGTCTGAGCTGCCATCTGATCTGTGCTGCATTATTCACGACGACAAGTCTGAggtgtgtttctcttttgttttcagtaAAGCTGCCAAAAGACAGCAGCTCAAGAGAGAGGTCTTTGTTCCAAAACATCAAACGGGTCCAATTACTGTCTTGCTCTATGAACTTAAAATCGGTTGCGATTTAGTGAATTTAACAGATACAAATGAGAGTGTTTTACTCACCGTTAGTCGAGTCGATGCTGTGAactctgaggaagaggagaagaaggacaAACATCCTGCAGGACATggttaataaaaacagcaaagtGAAGACGAAGAGGAAGAGTGTTGACTTTAGACGGACGGACGGAGATTTAAAGGGAAGGGGAAGGtgtgaagaggagggaggagtatGAAGATGAAAAATGTCTAGACTAAAGTTTTGACAGGGTTTGTGGTTCTGGGTTGCAACAGACTTATTAAACGTGATTTATTTAGAGGAAGGTTTACAGAGCAGCAACGCCCGATCCTCTCAGTCAGAGTTTACAGGGATTTAACTATAACTATTTTAATACTTCAAACAAAGTTCATCACCGTATACTGGGTAATGTTTTATATCACAAGCTGATCCCCTAAAAATGATGCTTCTACACGAATAAACTGCGATCACTGCCCATTTGACCGATGGCTGTTCCATCTGACCCTTAAAGAATTCCCATTAGTCCAAAAGCCCGATGATTACgatgtttagtttaattaaaCGTGTGTTCAAATGGGCTGTATTGTGTAAAATTGCAAGCTGATTCCTCCCAAAAATCGAagttttcattacatttaaactgTAATTACTGCCCATGGAAACGTACCCTCCAATGGGACATCGTTTAGACGattggattttcaaaataaaagaccctCAGAACAGTGGCGCaggaaaaggtgtttttttttgtctcgtATTTTAAGCTTTCTTAGTTTTTGACCTAACACTAACTACGTGAGCGTTCTGCAGAAGTCCTTACAGGTGGAAATGTAATGTTGGAAAGATGCCTCTAAAAAAACCCAAGGTCCTGAAAGGAacgtatatttttttaattggtcaattaaaatattgattGTATTTTGAATTAAACTTTTCCACGTCTTTATATTTAGACTCTTCTGTATGTCTTTTAAAAGGTGAGAAATTATTTAAAGTTCCCACTCCGACACTTTTATGGAAACAGTTACTcatcacaggtgtgtgtgtgttcatgtaggTCCAGTCATTACTGCTGTTACTCAACTGGAACTGGAGatttcatcacacacacacacgcacacacgcacacacacacacacacacacacacacacacacacacacgcactggtAGTTTATATCCACGGTTGCCATGGAAGTCAGTGTCTGCTTACATACACAGAGACTGTACTCAACCGTAACgctttaatctgtgtgtgtgtgtgtgtgtgtgtgtgtgtgtgtgtgtgtgtgtgtgtgtgtgtgtgtgtgtccttgatCCTCCTTCATTATCTTGTCCTATCTAAACAAAAGGCGCTCTGTTTTTCAGACTATGGATGGAAATGTACGGAGGCCCTGAGAGGCAGCGGAGGAACGCTATCCTGATtaaaaaactattcaaattaAAGACATCCGGCACTAATCCTCTTCCATCCCAAATCTCAAACGcttttgataataataatttcaaacaAAGTGAGAGCCAGAACTCAaattcagtattttattttgtacacatttataaatataatactttTGCATTTGTGTGAAAAAATCACTTCTTTGGCTCTTGAACTTTGACGTGCAAAAAGAATAAATCATTCAATCAGtttatcaaacaaacacactgaagacTGCGGCGTGAGAGCGGAGGGAACAGATCGACCCcacagagccacacacacaggcttcacagtgatgatgaaggtgatgatgaAGGTCTAGGTGAACTTCCGAATGAAGCGCAGTTTGAGGTACGCGATGGTCAGGAAGCAGAAGGTCATGACCCCCAGAGCCACGTGGTTCTGCCAGAGACCCCAAACAGACCAGTCCACTCCCTGAATGTCCAGAAACTCCTCACCtgtacacctacacacacacacacacacacacacacacacacacacacacacacacacacattggaatAGACACTAACCCATTTCttgcagaatagggcctctttaataaatGTCTGAACTCACGCGATCCCCGGTGGGATGATGGTGGAGTTGAAGCCGCCGCAGAACTTCAGACCCGTGAACTCGTTGACCTGCAGagcctgcagagacacacagatacatcatcatatatataatataatatacacgtgtgtgtgtgtgtgtgtgtgtgtgtgtgtgtgtgtgctcacagcgAGGCCGTAGCGTGGGATGCTGAAGTATTTGAGCCAGGCAAGCCAGCTGGCGATGGAGGGCAGGTTAACGAGAAGACCAGCGAAGATCTGAGGAGAGAGACGTCCCACAGGTGAGAAAAACCACCaggagcagagtgtgtgtgtgtgtgtgtgtgtatgtgtgtgtgtgtgtgtgtgtgtgtgtgtgtgtgtgtgtgtgtgtgtgtgtgtgtgtgtgtgtgtgtgtcaccatcATGAAGACGCAGGCGATGGTCATGAAGATGTTGGCGATGGCGACCACCGTCTGGTCAGCTGAGATGGCGAGCGCCATGGCGGTGGCAGTGTAGGCAACCATGGTGACGGAGAACATGAAGGTGAAGAACGCCGCCACCGTGGGCTTCAgacctgcagggggggggggggggggtaattatacatattaataaataaataaaaaatgttaagaaaatgttctatatgtgtaaaaaaaatgaagtcaAGCTGCAAACAAAACGAAAAACCAAAAATAGAATTGCTCTTTAGAATTGCTCGTACCCgctgtacattattatttttaattcatttaaatacttttaattttcAACCCACTTTTATTAATGatcttttaatatttatatttgttattcaaCTAATATTTTGGGGattatttaagttttatttatttaattaataaatacatttcattattattatatattttttaagtcgATTATTTTTTGGATGTATGGATTAATTGTTAGGcctataaaacatacaaaagagTCCAAATATGAAGACTTCAAATAGTTTCATTAATTCGACATACAATCAagattttaaaagacaataaaaaaaaatatgtaccTTTCAGGACCTTCAGATTTTTTACTCAATAATCAAAACAGTTTTTGATTAGTTGGGGGTTAATTACAGCTGAgttaaagctctgtgtgtgtgtgtgtgtgtgtgtgtgtgtgtgtgtgtgtgtgtgtgtgtgtgtgtgtgtgtgtgtgtgtgtgtggacccaCCGATCATGAAGTAGGACACGCAGCTGAACACGATGGCGGGGATCGTCCTCAGAGTGATGATGTCTGACAGcatcttacacaggaagtaGACCGACACCCGGTAATACCCGCTGATGTACTCATGActgaagagagaggaaacacacggAGGCTTCAATCCAAACCCGTCTGATAGGGCTCCAAACACATGTTTCACTTGCAGTATTAATAACCGGGTCTCGGTTGCATGATTTGGTGTTTTTACCTCCGTGTTTAAAGCAAAAGTCCTTTTATCGTCTCTAACGTGTCAGACAAACAGATTCTAAACGTTAAACTCAGCAGTTTCTACATTTGAATTTCTTTCAGTGTCAAAATACCTGTTTATCTTTCCAAAATGATCTTAAGAAACGCTAATTCTGGaatttaacaaacatttttggaGCTTTAAGGACAAAAAGTTCCCTCACTAGCTGAAGAGAATAAACAGGTCAGAGCTGCACGTTTGATCATAAGGTATTAAATAATATGCATCATTTAAATCTGGTAGCTTTCTAGATGTCGTACGGCCCAAGGAAGAGACCATCTGATTCCCGGGGTGTTATC
This genomic interval carries:
- the LOC134876149 gene encoding serine/threonine-protein kinase dst2-like, whose protein sequence is MERYESLGLVGEGSYGTVLKCRHRESGRLVAIKKFVDSDDDKTVKKIALREIKLLRQLRHDNLVNLLEVWKRRRRWYLVFEFVERTLLDDLEQNPTGLDLNTSRQILYQILRAAAFCHQQNIIHRDIKPENILISQCGVVKMCDFGFARTMTSPAEGGVYTDYVATRWYRAPELLVGDTKYGKPVDVWAFGCLLLEMLTGQPLFPGDSDMDQIYHIVRCFGNLTAHHQELFYRNPGFSGVRLPEYSGRVPLDQRFPIIPPTALDLAQSCLQMDPERRAQCSELLEHALFTQDSFHIRFLDELNAKIQKDHRENSTLPKITKTLRREGEDKNRRSKEKKHAEDEDERSNKEKERKEEEKIEKTKGKQPSKLSKTIRNPSEPLISTKQCKTLGVKMDNAAKTTVQMKSKPGKVTVGDLRKEPETSKSTKTFTLDSLDATKTATDLKDNNTVVAKQGKGASLETREDHSRTHGGTSGLNSSFSDNIVPHFTERNVTEIGRSTKSEPSQDFGKNWTNTKVPKLSKTATADQPIGMSSPRASLKPTIDRTDSNFTQKTAKTAITDYPEATSTSKILNSDQVETSNDHIEAASTTIPPISKPCKTTTTSGDQIEPSTTNKELSKTSECPKVLPLTTKTSKTTSTSKMSKNHTFLCSPSKTLLSDLSRESSTVFREASTAQSIALAKGTSKFPKTGSYSDAKPTRGPPTDRELSEVSIQTKAQQSVSEANNVVMSNDSSGDYKENPESSEASSVLSKSPPTSKITTESRTTTANEIPESNAPLGTMIPKTLRVSDQENREVVSLSVSSSSTTRSLVDQISKVEHPNYKSLTGEPKMKHGSFSNHTKSVATMTLKTQKTTFPAEARKKRDNPETKDGSAGADQTPDHKALTRSFVFPSADVEEFNISKPQSSPPPPPPPPSPSPLIPYSSVVNPSNSDHLSMGAGFHPGNHSLRFAEKSRHHGGVYGRLSNHMSGSLAAQVSDKKQTCERSLVSDRGITATKKKSDVHFPDLRSSGLPEIRGREGKLHKGTPKDQRKSDAQLHGHSDSHTP